The DNA window ACTATCCGCAGTTCCAGCGGTGGTCCATCTCCCTGCTGAGTTGGATCCTGAATCCGGAACGGGGTCTTGCCGCGTCGGCCGCCCTCTGCGACTACTTCGCGCCGATCCTGCAGGCGCGCCGCGCCGATCCGCGGGGCGATCTCATCAGCGGGCTGGCCCAGGCCGAGATCGACGGAGAGAAACTCGAGGACGAGGAGATCTACTCGTTCTTGCGCCTGCTGCTGCCCGCGGGGGTGGAGACGACCTACCGGTCGCTGGGTAGCTTGTTGTTCGCCCTGCTGTGCGACCCCGCGCAGTTGGACGCCGTCCGCGCCGACCGGTCGCTGCTGCCGCAGGCCATCGAAGAAGGCGTGCGGTGGGAACCACCCCTGCTGACCATCACCCGGGTCGCCACCCGTGACACCGAACTCGGCGGGGTGGCGATACCGGCGGGCTCGACGGTGATGCCGATGCTGGGGGCCGCCAACCGGCAGGAGGACCGCTACCCCGACCCGGACACGTTCGACATTTTCCGGCCCGCGCGCTCGCACCTCGGCTGGGGCCACGGCGTGCACGTCTGCCTGGGGATGCACCTGGCGCGGCTCGAGATGCGCACCGCCGTCAACCTTCTGCTCGACCGGCTGCCGAACCTTCGGCTGGACCCCGACGGCGACGACCCGCACATCCGCGGGCAGGTCTTCCGGTCGCCGACGTCGCTGCCGGTGCTGTTCGATCCTCGATAGCCGACCTGACAGCGGTTGAAACTTGCCAATCGGATAGTTTCCGGTAAGGCTCTCCGTAGCCCCTCAACGACTCAGAAGAGAGTGACAGATATGACCGAGGCTGTAAAGGTCCGTTTCGAGCCCAAGATGATGATCGACGGCAAGCTCGTCGAGGGCCGGGCCGGCACCTTCACCAACATCAACCCGGCTACCGAAGAGGTGCTCGGCGAGGTCGCCGACGCGTCGAAGGAGGACATGCACCGGGCTATCGACGCCGCCCGGCGTGCCTTCGACGAGACGGACTGGTCGACCAACCGCGAGCTGCGCAAGCGTTGCCTGGTACAGCTGCACGAAGCGATCGACGCGGAGCGGGAAGAGCTGCGCGAGGAGCTCATCCTCGAGGTCGGTGCCCCGCGTGCCATCACTTACGGACCCCAGCTCGACGCCCCGCTGGCCGAGGGGCTGCTGTATCCCGCCAAGCTGATCGACGAGTACCCCTGGGAGACCGACCTGGGCGACCGGGTCATCAGCCTCACCGGCACGAACACCACCGTCAAGGTCTGGCGGGAACCGGTGGGTGTGGTCGGCGCGATCGTCCCGTGGAACTTCCCGTTCGAAGTCGCTATCAACAAGCTCGGCCAGGCGTTGGCCACCGGTAACACCGTCGTTCTCAAGCCGGCGCCGGACACCCCGTTCAACGCCACCCGACTGGGTCGGCTCATCGCCGAGAAGACCGACATCCCACCGGGTGTGGTCAACGTGGTCACCGCGTCGGACCACCTGGTGGGCGAGGAGCTCACGCTGTCGCCGAAAGTCGACCTGATCTCGTTCACCGGCTCGACCGCGGTCGGCAAGCGGATCATGGAAAAGGGTGCGGCGACGCTGAAGCGGCTGTTCCTGGAACTCGGCGGCAAGTCGGCCACCATCGTGCTGGAAGACGCCGACTTCGGCTCGGCGTGCGCGATCGGCATCTCGCCGTGCATGCACGCCGGACAGGGCTGCGCCATCCCCACCAGGATGCTGCTGCCGCGGTCTCGCTACGACGAGGGCGTGGCAATTCTCAAGAGCATCTATGAGAACGTCATACCGGGCGATCCGCAGGACCCCAATACCCTTACCGGCCCGCTGATCTCGGACAAGCAGCGTCAGCGCGTGCTCGGTTACATCAACAAGGGCGTGGAAGAGGGCGCCACGCTGCTGGTTGGCGGGCCCGACGCACCCACCGGCTTCGACAAGGGATTCTTCGTCCGGCCAACGCTTTTCGTCGACGTCGACAACTCCATGACGATCGCGCAGGAGGAGATCTTCGGTCCGGTGCTGGCCGTCATTCCGTTCGACGACGAGGAGGACGCCATCCGGATCGCCAACGACAGCGCCTACGGGCTGGCCGGCAACGTGATGTCGGGGTCCCTCGAGCGGTCGTTGGCGGTGGCCCGCCGATTGCGGGC is part of the Mycobacterium sp. HUMS_12744610 genome and encodes:
- a CDS encoding aldehyde dehydrogenase family protein — protein: MTEAVKVRFEPKMMIDGKLVEGRAGTFTNINPATEEVLGEVADASKEDMHRAIDAARRAFDETDWSTNRELRKRCLVQLHEAIDAEREELREELILEVGAPRAITYGPQLDAPLAEGLLYPAKLIDEYPWETDLGDRVISLTGTNTTVKVWREPVGVVGAIVPWNFPFEVAINKLGQALATGNTVVLKPAPDTPFNATRLGRLIAEKTDIPPGVVNVVTASDHLVGEELTLSPKVDLISFTGSTAVGKRIMEKGAATLKRLFLELGGKSATIVLEDADFGSACAIGISPCMHAGQGCAIPTRMLLPRSRYDEGVAILKSIYENVIPGDPQDPNTLTGPLISDKQRQRVLGYINKGVEEGATLLVGGPDAPTGFDKGFFVRPTLFVDVDNSMTIAQEEIFGPVLAVIPFDDEEDAIRIANDSAYGLAGNVMSGSLERSLAVARRLRAGVIGVNGGACYGADTPFGGYKASGVGRQNGVAGFDQYTEVKSVGYPAG
- a CDS encoding cytochrome P450, which translates into the protein MEQLFDDLEDFGAFDAAVSGDVRDPYTELARLRREEPIQRLDVSGMPHEESKPVFIVYRHEEAQQMLRDNETFSSAGVIAAFGPVLGERVMLGMDEPLHGRLRSLVSKAFSQKALARWEDELVGRVGNSLIDKFAGNGRADLVKEFTFDYPSQIIAGLLGLPEQDYPQFQRWSISLLSWILNPERGLAASAALCDYFAPILQARRADPRGDLISGLAQAEIDGEKLEDEEIYSFLRLLLPAGVETTYRSLGSLLFALLCDPAQLDAVRADRSLLPQAIEEGVRWEPPLLTITRVATRDTELGGVAIPAGSTVMPMLGAANRQEDRYPDPDTFDIFRPARSHLGWGHGVHVCLGMHLARLEMRTAVNLLLDRLPNLRLDPDGDDPHIRGQVFRSPTSLPVLFDPR